Part of the Bacteroidales bacterium genome, TCGAACATAGGGTAATTTACCGGTTTCAAATTTTAATTGGGGTTGTGTTAAATGAGTAGTACTAATGCCTCCATAAATTTTATCATCTTTTGAGCGATAAAATACACCTAAATCGGCATCGAATACCATATGCGATTCAGAATGAGGTATGGCTGGGTCGGCATAGGGATTTTGCTGAATTCCATTTAATTTATCGGGAGTAATCCATTCACCATCTAATGATTTATTAATTAAACCTAATCCTAAACCTATGCCTAAATCGCCATCGCCAATTTGCAAATGATAGGCATAATTAACATTAAAATAAACATTTTTCTCAAAGCCAACGTTGTCGCTAATAATATTTAGACCTGCACCACTATTAAACTCAGGTAATGTCATGTCGCCAGAAAAAATCATGGTTTTAGGTGCTCCATCAAAGCCCATCCACTGTTGACGATAAAGAAGTGATGCACAAATGGCACCATTGCTACCTGCAAAACCAGGATTAACAGGGAGAATGTTATATTTATTCATACTAACTTGCGGATCTTGCTGAGCATAAGACTCCCCCAGCAAACCTGCTAAAAACACCAACATTAATAGTCTTTTCATATAGTTTATATTGCTATTTATACTATGTATATTTACCTTCATTTTACAACGGGCTAAGTAAATAAAAAAATTTAATATGATAAAATTTTTTCAACATTTTTTTGTTGATAACCTAAAATTTACTTCCGATTTTAACGATAAAAGTACAAAAAAAGTTTCATACGTTGTATCTTTTTGAATAAATATTTTAAAAATTCTTAATTTTTTTATTCGTAAAATGTTCATAACTTTTTACTTTTAAATTATTAAACGTTGATTGTGAGGGCAAAATTGTGTATGTAAAATAAAAAAATGATTTTTGTCATTTTTAAGTTTGTTTTTCATTAACTTTATTATTTTACATAACTTTTTGAAAAGCATAATACCAACGATCGGGGACAACACCTTTTAACGCAGTCTGATAATCTTCTTCACTGCACGAAATAAGCCACTTTTTCTTAAAGTTCGTTTTCGGCAAAGGTATTTCCATCCACCAACGTTCGCTTT contains:
- a CDS encoding type IX secretion system membrane protein PorP/SprF; amino-acid sequence: MKRLLMLVFLAGLLGESYAQQDPQVSMNKYNILPVNPGFAGSNGAICASLLYRQQWMGFDGAPKTMIFSGDMTLPEFNSGAGLNIISDNVGFEKNVYFNVNYAYHLQIGDGDLGIGLGLGLINKSLDGEWITPDKLNGIQQNPYADPAIPHSESHMVFDADLGVFYRSKDDKIYGGISTTHLTQPQLKFETGKLPYVRRHYYVNVGSFIEMPDKNWGLWPSAFIKYDGATAQYDLNLLVEYRRQFRGGLSYRFGDSFVAMVGFTTQSNITLGLAYDLTVSKLRSYESGSVEFFAKYCFTITKSNTRGRYGSVRYL